The DNA segment CAGATGCACTAAGAGCCTTGTATCCACCTAGTTTCTCAGCTTTTAGTATAGCTTCAAAAGTGTGTTCATTTATATCTTGGATTATCTTTGCTTCTTTTATGCTTTTGCCAAAGGAGAGACTTCCTCTATCTTTAAAGATGGCAAAATTTGGAGCTGGGTTTAGAAGTGTTTCCTTAGTTTTGTTCTCTTTAAAATAGGAGATATAATCTTTAACAAAAGAAGCTAGTTCTGTTTTAAAATCATCTTTTAAAATAGCTGGGATTCTTTTTGTTCGTATCACATGGTCAGGTGTTAGAGGGCCTCTTGTGGCGATTTGTTCTACATCTTCTTTTGAGAATTTTTGCGCTAATGCAGAGTCATTAAAAAGGGAGATAGTAGCGCTTCCTTTTAAATTTGAGACCTCTTTTCTTATCTTTGCAAGTTCTAAGAGTTCATCACTTGGAAGTGAGGCTTCAGCCTCGCCTGTTTGCGGGACACATAGTGGAGAATGCCATTGGTTAGCATCCCCAAAAGTCCCACTTCCGAGGTTTTCTAAAACAGCACCCTTAGATGCAAGATAGTTCTCAGCCATATCTACAAGCTCTATAGTTTTCTCATAAGATTCTCTAGCATCATCACTAAAAGTAAAGAGTCCATGATTCATAAGAACCATAGCATCTATCTTACTCCACACAAGATTTTTTGTCATCTCATAAACAAGCTTTGCCAAAACAAATCCTGGCATGATATATGGAATGATAAGAACTCTAGAGCCATAGAGCTCTTTTATCCTAGCCTCTCCATCCTCTGTATTTGTAATAGTAACAACGGCATCAGCGTGAGTGTGATCTACAAACTTGTAAGGAATAATAGCGTGCAAGATTGCTTCAACAGAAGGGTTTGGTGCAGATGGATTTGTCATTGCTAAACGCTGATACTTAACCATATCACTATCACTCAGCTCTTTTAACTCCGCCATCTTAAGTAGCATCTCCATCTTCACAGGGGCAAAGCCCTCAGCTTCAATGGTTGCTAAGTCCCAGCCACTACCTTTGACATATAGTATCTCTTCGCTCTCTCCAAAAAGATTTGTAGCAGTAGATTTTACAGAGGTATTTCCACCACCATGAAGTACTAAAGAGCTATCTTGCCCTAGTAGTCTTGAGGTATAGACTCTTAAGTCTAAGTCTGTCTTAAACTCATTCGCATCTTCGTATAAACTTTTCAAACTTTTCCTTATGCTATCTTTACTTTTTCAACTTCTCAAAAATCTCTAAAGCATCTAACTTTTCCCAAGGGTAATCACTCTGCCCTACTTGTCCACGAGCCGCTACATCAGCATAGAGGAAAGTCTCTGCACTTGGGCAATCAAGTCCAAACTTAGCCGTAATCCAGTTTGGAGTTAGTGAGAAGTTTTCACTTACAAAAGTAGAGAGTTTATCATCATCAAGACCATCACAAACAGTTCCATATGTATCAACTGAGACTGAAGTAGGTTTTGCAACGCCTATCGCATAAGAGAGTTGAACTGAACACTTCTTTGCAAAACCAGCTGCAACTATATGTTTGGCTA comes from the Sulfurimonas hongkongensis genome and includes:
- a CDS encoding bifunctional aldolase/short-chain dehydrogenase produces the protein MKSLYEDANEFKTDLDLRVYTSRLLGQDSSLVLHGGGNTSVKSTATNLFGESEEILYVKGSGWDLATIEAEGFAPVKMEMLLKMAELKELSDSDMVKYQRLAMTNPSAPNPSVEAILHAIIPYKFVDHTHADAVVTITNTEDGEARIKELYGSRVLIIPYIMPGFVLAKLVYEMTKNLVWSKIDAMVLMNHGLFTFSDDARESYEKTIELVDMAENYLASKGAVLENLGSGTFGDANQWHSPLCVPQTGEAEASLPSDELLELAKIRKEVSNLKGSATISLFNDSALAQKFSKEDVEQIATRGPLTPDHVIRTKRIPAILKDDFKTELASFVKDYISYFKENKTKETLLNPAPNFAIFKDRGSLSFGKSIKEAKIIQDINEHTFEAILKAEKLGGYKALSASEIFEVEYWELEQAKLKKSSSKQEFEGKIALVSGQSEASCASAEMLRKKGASVVVLGSVESLQKADFINLRCDIKLGDEVQKALEFTIKNFGGVDIVIVHKDEEELVKHSCEFLNYGIDASVILLASKDEKLDFCESEITTNILRLETLSSDAAELICAMAHQPEVKILG